Proteins encoded within one genomic window of Rubripirellula tenax:
- a CDS encoding HlyD family secretion protein produces the protein MNHPQITPANDSPATHPPETPSPETAPPKKSSLANGFLFNFVIPIALLVGAGLLVVMLGTVEPANRPAMDTTRDGRLKALAPVRVERLQSLQQTGQPLRLQVDGTVVPYREANVAAEVAGRIVYKADECEAGTYVKAGQLLMKIDATDYELDVDRLTRRKEQDYQAIREADQEMTNAKRSIDVAKQDVALQQKEVDRQKAMPAGYASRAEIDQANRGLLAAKQQLVNYENQLDLLAQKRIRLEASQRLADTELRGAQTNLARTEIRAPIEGVIVSEEADLNTFVARGATLVVIDDTSKVDVSSSLRMDQLYWVLNQRRESVDTASRNYDLPETSAIIEYEMSGRDNIIYRWNGKLLSYNGIGLDPVTRTVPVRVVVDNPQQLVDENGDPVSRTGAPALVRGMYVRVKLLIEPSSSLVVIPAKALQPGNRVFQFLPDPSVLETPDTVSPASADQEEQVIAPAPKSDADETSAMVLDAFDPSKWEAGKVVVRTSVVPIDSLMIESSSADGDETIAERTSAFEGANRLWVCEVQDPSLAGGAFVVVSPLGGIDDGSMPVRADRSGLTGDDDAMMNQPKNQPTVAAHSAGGEGA, from the coding sequence ATGAACCATCCGCAAATCACTCCGGCAAACGATTCGCCGGCAACTCATCCACCGGAAACCCCGTCGCCGGAAACTGCGCCACCGAAGAAATCCTCGCTGGCCAACGGCTTCCTTTTCAATTTCGTCATTCCCATCGCCCTTTTGGTCGGTGCAGGATTGTTGGTCGTCATGCTGGGCACCGTTGAACCGGCCAACCGACCGGCGATGGATACGACTCGTGACGGTCGTTTGAAAGCGTTGGCGCCGGTGCGCGTCGAACGACTGCAATCGCTTCAGCAAACCGGTCAACCTCTGCGTCTGCAGGTCGACGGGACGGTCGTTCCCTACCGTGAAGCGAACGTGGCCGCCGAAGTTGCCGGCCGAATCGTTTACAAAGCCGACGAGTGCGAAGCGGGAACTTACGTCAAAGCCGGCCAACTGTTGATGAAGATCGACGCGACGGATTACGAATTAGACGTCGACCGGCTGACCCGTCGCAAGGAACAAGATTACCAAGCGATTCGTGAAGCCGATCAAGAGATGACCAATGCGAAACGTTCGATCGATGTTGCCAAGCAAGATGTGGCGTTGCAACAAAAAGAAGTCGATCGACAAAAAGCAATGCCGGCGGGATATGCGTCTCGCGCGGAAATCGACCAAGCCAATCGAGGATTGTTGGCGGCAAAGCAACAATTGGTCAACTACGAAAACCAACTCGACCTGCTGGCCCAGAAACGCATTCGCTTGGAGGCATCCCAGCGCCTGGCCGACACCGAACTTCGCGGCGCGCAAACCAATCTTGCTCGCACCGAAATCCGAGCGCCCATCGAAGGCGTGATCGTTTCCGAGGAAGCCGACTTGAATACGTTCGTCGCACGGGGGGCCACTTTGGTCGTGATCGACGACACGTCCAAAGTCGATGTATCCAGCAGCTTGCGGATGGACCAACTGTACTGGGTATTGAATCAACGCCGTGAATCGGTCGATACGGCGTCGCGAAATTATGATTTGCCGGAAACGTCGGCGATCATCGAGTACGAAATGTCGGGCCGCGACAACATCATTTACCGATGGAACGGCAAACTGTTGTCCTACAACGGGATCGGTTTGGATCCGGTGACGCGGACGGTTCCGGTTCGTGTCGTGGTCGATAACCCACAACAATTGGTCGATGAAAATGGCGATCCGGTCAGTCGCACTGGGGCACCGGCATTGGTGCGTGGGATGTACGTTCGGGTCAAGTTGCTAATCGAACCGAGTTCCTCATTGGTGGTGATCCCCGCCAAAGCGTTGCAGCCGGGTAACCGGGTCTTTCAATTCTTGCCCGACCCGTCCGTGTTGGAGACACCCGATACCGTATCACCCGCTTCGGCCGATCAAGAAGAACAGGTCATTGCACCGGCCCCAAAATCGGACGCTGACGAAACTTCGGCGATGGTGCTTGACGCGTTCGACCCATCGAAGTGGGAAGCCGGAAAGGTGGTGGTGCGTACCAGCGTGGTTCCCATCGATTCGTTGATGATCGAATCATCCTCAGCCGACGGGGACGAAACGATTGCCGAACGGACGTCGGCATTCGAAGGCGCCAATCGATTATGGGTTTGCGAAGTCCAGGATCCGTCGCTGGCCGGCGGCGCTTTTGTCGTCGTTTCACCGTTGGGCGGAATCGACGATGGTTCGATGCCGGTCCGGGCGGATCGCAGTGGCTTGACGGGTGACGACGATGCCATGATGAACCAACCGAAAAACCAACCGACTGTTGCGGCCCATTCGGCCGGTGGCGAGGGGGCATGA
- a CDS encoding Gfo/Idh/MocA family oxidoreductase, translating into MSKLRIAVIGAGHLGRIHSKLISQVDGTSLVGISDPFEAARENAAKLFSVPTYADYREVIPHIDAAIIAAPTDAHAEIAGDLILAGKHVFVEKPLTIHSADADRLTALAAKKRVTIQVGHVERFNPAFTALGDLAVDVKYVEAVRASSFPGRCLDVGVVMDLMIHDLDLVLSMTDAPLVSARASGMAVISDHDDMVETRLEFECGLVANLKASRISPTPARTMQIFGANGFADIDFGTPSLSVVRPCDSVVNRSFDLSLETDNPLGYGATLFSGKLKCETVDLQARNAILDELHDFVISIQSGIAPAVDGVAGARAVAVANRILEAIGERRWYADSSRTETGPGAIPRERIETSSRRLRRAA; encoded by the coding sequence GTGAGCAAGCTACGCATCGCCGTCATCGGCGCCGGTCATCTTGGACGCATCCACTCGAAACTGATCAGCCAGGTCGACGGTACGTCGCTGGTGGGAATCAGCGATCCGTTCGAAGCGGCGCGAGAAAATGCGGCGAAGCTGTTCTCGGTTCCGACCTATGCGGACTATCGCGAAGTGATTCCGCACATCGATGCGGCCATCATCGCGGCTCCCACCGATGCGCACGCCGAAATCGCCGGCGACTTGATCTTGGCCGGGAAACACGTCTTTGTCGAAAAACCGCTGACCATTCATTCCGCCGATGCCGATCGCTTGACGGCGCTTGCGGCGAAGAAACGCGTGACGATCCAAGTCGGACACGTCGAACGATTCAATCCTGCTTTCACGGCCCTGGGCGACTTGGCCGTCGATGTGAAATACGTCGAAGCCGTCCGCGCGTCCAGCTTTCCTGGTCGATGCTTAGATGTGGGCGTGGTGATGGATCTGATGATCCATGACTTGGATCTGGTGCTGTCGATGACAGACGCGCCGCTGGTTTCGGCTCGCGCGTCGGGGATGGCTGTGATCAGCGATCATGACGATATGGTCGAAACCCGTTTGGAATTCGAATGTGGCTTGGTTGCGAATCTGAAAGCTTCTCGGATCAGCCCGACGCCGGCTCGGACCATGCAGATTTTCGGCGCCAACGGTTTCGCCGATATCGACTTCGGTACACCATCGCTGTCGGTGGTTCGCCCGTGTGATTCAGTGGTCAACCGATCGTTCGACCTGTCGTTGGAAACAGACAACCCGCTCGGATATGGAGCGACCTTGTTTAGTGGCAAGCTAAAGTGCGAGACCGTCGATTTACAAGCCAGGAACGCAATCCTTGATGAACTGCATGACTTTGTCATCAGCATCCAATCCGGGATCGCTCCCGCGGTCGATGGAGTCGCCGGCGCCCGCGCGGTCGCCGTAGCAAACCGAATTCTGGAAGCCATCGGCGAACGACGCTGGTATGCCGATTCGTCGCGCACAGAAACAGGCCCCGGTGCGATCCCGCGAGAGCGAATCGAAACGTCCAGCCGTCGTCTTCGACGTGCAGCTTAA
- a CDS encoding CerR family C-terminal domain-containing protein, with amino-acid sequence MLDSAPSTEADTRTRLLDASGPVFAARGYDRATVREICTAAGVNIAAVGYHFGDKLGLYRELIRQVREARQRQFPTPNHDAGDPAQTLSRIVHTLMSRILAADPSGWESQLMIREMQSPTAVFPDIVLEYFKPLHDRLIETISALIQDPTVPDHVIQNLALSVVGQCAHYKLGAEVIEILIPANVRKTHFNVDSLSRHITAVTLAAIRSEEVIRPQIEP; translated from the coding sequence TTGTTAGATTCCGCCCCTTCCACCGAAGCGGATACCCGTACGCGACTGCTGGACGCGTCCGGGCCCGTCTTTGCCGCGCGAGGATACGACCGGGCGACCGTTCGCGAGATTTGCACGGCGGCCGGAGTGAATATTGCGGCGGTGGGGTACCATTTTGGGGACAAACTGGGTCTCTACCGCGAATTGATCCGTCAAGTCCGCGAAGCTCGCCAGCGCCAGTTCCCAACGCCTAATCATGATGCAGGCGATCCGGCGCAAACGTTGTCAAGAATCGTCCACACGCTGATGTCGCGAATCTTGGCTGCCGACCCGTCCGGATGGGAATCGCAGCTGATGATTCGCGAAATGCAAAGTCCTACGGCTGTGTTCCCCGACATCGTGCTGGAGTATTTCAAACCGTTGCACGACCGATTGATTGAAACCATTTCGGCACTGATCCAAGACCCCACGGTGCCCGATCACGTGATCCAGAACCTGGCCCTTTCGGTGGTGGGGCAATGTGCCCACTACAAACTGGGAGCCGAAGTGATTGAAATTTTGATTCCCGCTAATGTTCGCAAAACGCATTTCAACGTCGATTCACTCAGCCGACACATCACGGCCGTCACCCTGGCCGCGATCCGCAGCGAAGAAGTCATCCGTCCTCAGATCGAACCATGA
- the thrS gene encoding threonine--tRNA ligase, with amino-acid sequence MSTASPENVQIQLPDGTLAQHPAHATSMDIAMGISEGLARAVIAAEIDGKIVDADRPLGELAEGTAPLAIRLLTSRDREALDVLRHSAAHVMARAVMRLYKGVSLAFGPTTDGGFYYDFDIPQKLSEDDFAKIEAEIKKIIKDKEPFERFALSRDEARKLLDDLKQDLKVEHIDTGLSDQASVSFYRQGEFVDLCRGPHIPDAGKIKAIKLMSVAGSHWKGDVSGRPLQRLYGTAFFDKKELAAYLEQIEEAKRRDHRVLGKQHGLFSINPEVGQGLCLWLPKGARVRVALEDFLRKELLSRGYDPVYSPHIGRVEMYETSGHFPYYRDSQFAPLYGSEVGGMLDAWGQRLQAGTLSKDDEDKLIAAAEVFGVQLKSYKPSSSDDAKREVLHDWQVENERYLLKPMNCPHHCYMFKAQPRSYRQLPLRLFEFGTVYRHEQTGELNGLLRVRGLTQDDAHIFCTADQVEEEFRATIELTKFVLQSVGLNDYRVQLSLRDPDSTKYVGTEAQWDQAEGALRGVLQHSGLDFNEEPGEAAFYGPKADFMIRDCIGRSWQLGTVQLDYNLPERFKLEYNGSDNTTHRPVMIHRAPFGSLERFVGVLIEHFAGAFPMWLSPEQVRVLPLSDKSIEYAVAVAEQLTDAGLKATVDNTGGKVQAKIRNAQLDLVNYMAVVGPKEAEAGHVALRDRIDGDLGSMPIAEAIARLNKEIETREVRQAVKSSDTVSYEG; translated from the coding sequence ATGAGCACCGCTTCGCCCGAGAACGTCCAGATCCAATTGCCCGACGGAACCCTCGCCCAACACCCCGCCCACGCCACTTCGATGGACATTGCGATGGGGATCAGCGAAGGCCTGGCCCGCGCCGTCATTGCGGCCGAAATTGACGGCAAAATCGTTGACGCTGACCGCCCGCTTGGCGAACTGGCCGAAGGCACCGCGCCGCTGGCGATTCGGCTTTTGACTAGCCGCGACCGCGAAGCCTTGGACGTGCTGCGCCACTCGGCCGCCCACGTGATGGCACGCGCGGTGATGCGTTTGTACAAAGGAGTCTCGTTGGCGTTCGGTCCGACCACGGACGGCGGCTTCTACTACGACTTTGATATCCCGCAAAAGCTAAGCGAAGACGATTTCGCGAAGATCGAAGCCGAGATCAAAAAGATCATCAAGGACAAAGAACCGTTTGAGCGGTTTGCACTTTCGCGCGACGAAGCGAGGAAGTTACTGGATGACCTGAAGCAAGACTTGAAGGTCGAACACATCGACACGGGTCTTTCTGATCAAGCCAGCGTCAGCTTCTATCGCCAAGGCGAGTTCGTCGACCTGTGCCGGGGCCCCCACATTCCCGACGCGGGCAAGATCAAAGCGATCAAGCTGATGAGCGTTGCCGGTTCGCACTGGAAAGGCGACGTCAGCGGTCGGCCGCTGCAACGGTTGTACGGAACTGCGTTCTTTGACAAAAAAGAACTGGCGGCGTACTTGGAACAAATTGAAGAAGCGAAACGTCGAGACCACCGCGTGCTGGGTAAGCAACACGGACTGTTTTCGATCAACCCCGAAGTCGGCCAAGGATTGTGTTTGTGGTTGCCCAAGGGCGCGCGGGTTCGGGTGGCGCTGGAAGACTTCTTGCGAAAGGAATTGCTGTCGCGCGGTTACGATCCGGTCTATAGCCCGCACATCGGCCGCGTCGAAATGTACGAAACCAGCGGTCACTTTCCTTACTATCGCGACAGCCAATTCGCACCGCTATACGGCAGCGAAGTGGGCGGAATGTTGGACGCATGGGGCCAACGATTGCAGGCCGGCACGCTGTCGAAAGACGACGAAGACAAGTTGATCGCTGCAGCCGAAGTGTTTGGCGTACAACTGAAGAGTTACAAACCGTCGTCGTCAGATGATGCGAAACGCGAAGTGCTGCACGACTGGCAAGTCGAAAATGAGCGGTACCTCCTCAAGCCGATGAACTGTCCGCACCACTGCTACATGTTCAAGGCACAGCCGCGTTCGTATCGCCAATTGCCGCTGCGATTGTTCGAGTTCGGTACCGTGTATCGTCACGAGCAAACCGGCGAATTGAACGGCCTGCTGCGAGTTCGCGGATTGACTCAGGACGACGCGCACATTTTCTGTACTGCCGATCAGGTCGAAGAAGAATTCCGTGCGACAATCGAACTGACCAAGTTCGTGTTGCAATCGGTCGGCTTGAACGATTACCGCGTGCAACTGTCGCTGCGCGATCCCGACAGCACCAAGTACGTCGGCACCGAGGCCCAGTGGGATCAAGCCGAAGGCGCGCTGCGAGGCGTGTTGCAGCATTCGGGACTCGACTTCAACGAAGAGCCCGGCGAAGCCGCGTTTTACGGCCCCAAAGCCGACTTTATGATCCGTGACTGCATCGGCCGATCGTGGCAATTAGGAACCGTCCAGCTCGACTACAACCTGCCCGAGCGGTTCAAGCTGGAATACAACGGATCGGACAACACGACCCACCGACCCGTCATGATCCACCGCGCTCCGTTTGGTTCATTGGAACGTTTCGTCGGCGTATTGATCGAACACTTCGCCGGTGCGTTCCCGATGTGGTTGTCGCCGGAGCAGGTTCGCGTGTTGCCACTTAGCGACAAGTCGATCGAATACGCCGTTGCCGTCGCCGAACAGCTAACCGACGCTGGCTTGAAGGCGACGGTTGATAACACGGGCGGTAAGGTGCAGGCGAAGATTCGTAACGCGCAACTGGACTTGGTCAACTACATGGCTGTGGTGGGACCGAAGGAAGCCGAAGCGGGCCACGTTGCGCTGCGAGACCGCATCGACGGCGATCTCGGTTCGATGCCGATTGCCGAGGCGATCGCAAGACTGAACAAAGAAATTGAAACGCGAGAAGTTCGCCAAGCGGTGAAATCCTCCGATACGGTTTCGTACGAAGGATAG